From the Neobacillus sp. PS3-34 genome, the window AATACCGTTAAGCTTGATAATAAAAAAGCAGGATATCCCCTATGTCGAGCTGCTATATGAATACAAAGGGGAGTTTGAACCAAGAAAATTGGGGCTTGGTCACTATTTTTTAACTGATTTTAATCTCAAGGAGGGTAAAGGCAAAGATATTCTGATTGATGTCCCGGAAAAAAACGATATAAATCTTGGCAGTGTCTATAATAATATTTTTAATCAGTCTGTATTTGAATCCTTCCGCGGATCAGGTTATATGAATGCTCAATATTTTACAGGTGGGAAACGGGGGATTTTGTTTGGGGAAATGGCTGAACCTGAAAACGGGATATCGCTTTCCGGATACGAAAACAAAGGGTATTTAATTTTTCAGAAGGATAAAGATGCACCTGAATTTTTAGCCCCATCACCTTTTAATTCCAAAAGTTTTTATGCTGCGTTAATGGACATGCGCAAAAGTAAGGAGGAATGGCACCTTCAATCTTCTATTCCGGAAAATGTAGCAATAGAAAAATCCGTAGGGAATGAGAAATTGAAACAAGTAGTGGTTTTCTTTAAAAAAGGTACTGAATTGGAGGATATCCCGAAAAATCGGCTGATGTTTGAAGCAATTATGTTGGCCGCAAAGGAGTTCGGCTACCAGTCAATCAGTTTTGAAGGTATCAAGAAACCACAAAGGATTGGAAATATACAGCTGCACAAGAAGAACAAAGTACCACTTGCACCTAATCCTATTAACGAAGTCATTGTCAATTAATTACCTTCATAACATGTGGAAATTACTTTTAATGTGATTCATATTTTTAAAATGTGGTAGTATGAAAGGGTAATGGATCATGGAACTACTTTATTAGATTAGGATGATATAGATGAGCAAAGATATTAAAATCGGCCTCTTATTAGACGTAGAAACAACAGGTTTAAGGCGGGCGCCGATGAGGTAATTGAGTTAGGTATTATTCAATTTACATATCATAAGGATACCGGAGAATTTTTGGACATTTTGGATGAGCAATCATTTTTGCGTGAGCCTCTATCCAGAACAGCAAAAACAAATTACCCGAGTGCCTTTCGGATTCACGGCATCCCATATAGCCATGTGGAGGGTAAAACATTTGATGATCAAAAGGTCAGAGAGCTGCTAAATCAAGCGGACTCAGTCTTTGCCCACAACGCTTCATTTGACCGCAGCTTTATGTTCCATATGTATCCTGAAATTAATGAGCTTAAATGGTACTGCACGATGCGCAATGTGGCCTGGAAATCATATGGATTCGCGAACAGTAAGCTTCTTACTCTAGTTGAAGCACATAATATCACAAATTATCAATCCCATAGGGCAATGGATGATATCAAACTACTTATGCAGCTTTTAAAAACACAGGCTCCTTCAGGTAATCTTTATTTAAAAGAGGTAGTTTCAAAGCGACCGATGCGTAAATATGAACCTGCTTCCAGCAAAAAACGAAGCAGCTGGGAAACTGAAATATTAAAAAAATCTACTGATGAAACGGCATCTGCATCCGAATGGAGCAATTTTAAGAGTAAAAATTAATCTATACAAATGGAAGATTTGAAACTAATGAGCTTCCTTTACGTAAATATTATAACTTTATTTGAAAGGAGAATGACGATGACTCAAAAAGGATGTATGAAATGCGGCAGCATGGATGCAGCCCAAAAAGAGGTTGCCATGACAGGAACAGGACTCTCAAAATTGCTTGATGTACAAAACAATAAATTCCTTGTGGTTTATTGCAAAAAATGCGGATACTCTGAATTCTATAAAAAGGATTCGTCCCTAGCTGGAAATATCCTCGATTTATTTTTAGGATAATGAAAACTCTTTAAACAATACCTGAGAGATGGTATTGTTTTTTTATTTTTGGCAATCCTGACGAATTTTTATTTTATACTTGGCAGCTTGTGCTGCAATGCCCTTTTTACATACATTTTCCGCCAAAGATCCATACTAATTAACAAATGCGATAAAGGTGAGGGATGGGTTTTGGAGCATGATTTGGAATATGGAGGTTTTTGGAGAAGGTTTTTGGCAAGCTTGATTGATGGAATCGTTATTTCATTAATTTACACTCCAATTGAAATGGTATTTGGAACTATTTATTACGGCTCTTTTCAAGCATATTGGATTTTTTCACAGGATAATCAGTTTCCATATAATCCTTACACAACATGGACAAACCTTATAACCTTAGTGATTTCGGCAATTTATTATATTGTAATGACTAGTTCAAATCTGCAGGCTACTATTGGAAAGAAAATCTTAAAAATGAAAGTGGTTAATGACCAAGGTGAACGCATCTCAAAAGGAAAAGCATTGGTAAGATTTATAGGATATTTTATTTCAGCCCTTCCTTTATTTCTTGGATATATCATTGCGGCTTTTACTCGCAAGAAGAGAGCTTTACATGATATTATCGCAAAAACATATGTAATGAAAACAGGTAAACAGCAAACCTAGAAATGTTTCAGTAATTGGGCTAAAGAGTATAATATAAATATAAATATAAATATAAATGTGTACTTATGGAGATAGGAGAGGCGTGTTGGATGAGTTTATTAGAGAACAAAACGATAGAAGATCGGCTTCAAACGATGGGTCAGCTAGCCAAAAATTTTTCTAGCCGTGCCTCTAAGTACGACGAAGAAGGTAAATTTCCCTTTGAAAATATCCAGGATCTGAAAGATGCAGGTTATACCACCTTAACAGTTCCCAAACAATATGGGGGGGCTGAAATTTCACTTTATGAATTGATTCGTCTTCAGGAGAAATTAGCTGAAGGTGATGGGGCGACAGCCCTTTCTATTGGATGGCATATGGGAATCATTAAAAATCTGGGAGAGAAAAAGAGATGGAATGAGCCTGTATTTGCCATGGTATGTGAAGAAGTTAATAAAGGGGCACTAATTAATAGCGCTGCTACCGAGCCACAAACCGGCAGTCCTACCAGAGGAGGCAGGCCTCAGACTACTGCCGTTCAGGAGAACGGAAAATGGATGTTAAACGGCCGTAAAACATTTACCACCATGTCACCTGTACTTGATTTCTTCATAGTTAGTGCAGCCATACATGGAACAGAAGAAGTAGGAAATTTCCTTATACCACGAAACACAAAAGGTATTTTAATAGAAGATACATGGGACAGCATTGCTATGAGAGGTACTGGAAGCCACGATTTGATTTTGCAGGATGTGGTGATTGATAATGAGAAATTGGTAGAGACGCTGGGAAAGGGTGATAAGAAACCAAACGGTTGGCTTCTCCATATCCCAGCATGCTATCTGGGGATTGCTAAAGCTGCTCAAAAGTATTCCATTCAATTCGCCAAGGAATACTCACCTAACAGCATTACAGGAACAATCATCGATCTGCCGGCTGTTAAACAAAAAATCGGGGAGATGGAACTGCACGCTATGCAGGCGTCCCATTTTCTGTATTCTGCAGCTAAGCAATGGGATGAGGCCGCAGAAGAAGAAAAACAAAAAATGGGTCCTTTATTAGGTGCTGTTAAGCTTTCCGTTACAAATACAGCTATAAATATTGTTGACCTTGCGATGAGGGTTGTGGGTGCAAGAAGTCTATCATTAAAAAACCCCTTACAACGCTATTATCGTGATGTGCGTGCAGGGCTCCACAATCCCCCAATGGATGATATGACCATTCAATTACTTGCTCAACAAGCTATTTCAGCAAAAGAGTAATATGGTGGAAATAAACAATATTAATTTACTATTAATTTGAGCACCCTATTTTCAAAGGGGTGATTTTAATGCCACGAGGAAAAGAATTAGAACAGCTTCCAATGGCAAATTCAGCTCCATCTGCTGGATATGATAAAGGAAGAATGAAAAGGGATGACCTAAACAGTATTACCCAGCACGAACAGCCAGAACCAGCGGATGTGGAAAAAGAGAACGAGGATATGATATAAACGGTAAAGGCAGGAATTTATTTCCTGCCTTTAACATTTTTATTCTTCATTTAATTCTGATATATCCACAACTGTGCGCTCCTCGAGGGGCCACGTAAATGGACTGTTGCTGTCCGCCCATCTTCATTTAATTGATCAATCCAAACAGAGGCTCCATTATATTTAACCTCTACATCTGCAGAAGAAGATAAAATTTGTTTTAGTCTTCTTTCGTTCATTTTTTTTCACTCCCCATCATGTTTTCACCTTATTGTTCGATTTTTCGGCTTTTTTATTCCTTCTTTTATTTTAATTAATATTTGAATGGCAAGAAGATAAATAGATAGTTAAAAGAAGGCCACAATGTGATAAAATAAATACTTGTTAACCTAATAAACATCCATCAGCGAATTGAAAAATACAACAAGTTTGGACGTGGCAGTGTATGAACAAAGAGTTAATTAATGTAATGGAAGAAATCGTAACGACCTTGGTAACGGTCAGCATGCTTAGCCCAGATTATCAGACTTTTTGCCAGTGTAATAAATGCCGAAATGATATCATGGCGCTAAGCCTGAATACACTTCCAAGCCACTACGTGACAACAGAAGAAGGCCGTAAATTGGTTTTCGAACAGCTTAATACAAACGAAAATCGTAAATGGATCAATAAAAGAATCATTAGTGCCATTCACACAGTTGGGAAATATCCTAAACATGATTAACTGTGAATTATAAAAAAGACCTAATTTGGTCTTCTTTTTTTGGTCAAAAAACTTCACAAAATTAGATTAGTGGATTACAATAAATAAAACATATAAAACCGATAAGATAGGTGGGAATAATTATGCGAAACAAGACAATACCTCAGCCACTTGTCCGTACCAATCAATGGTTTATTGTAATCAGTGTATTAATTTCATGGTTTACACAACTGGAATGGATACTCGCTATCCCACTCGCTGCTGGGCTAATGGGTTTGTTTTTTGGCTTCAACCCAGTAATGCGTCTGGCAAAAGTTTTTTTGAAAAAGGCACCAAGTGAATACATTCCTGAGGATTGGGATCAGCAGCAATTTAATCAAACAATCGCTGTAGTTTGCCTTGGCGGGGGACTAGCGTGTTTTCTGTTTAACTGGTATATTGCAGCTTATATTTTCACAGCTATGGTAGCTCTGGCCGCCGGCATCGCCTTAATGGGTTTTTGCATCGGGTGTTTTATCAGGTATCAATGGAAGCAATATCAATATAGAAATTCATTAAAATAAAATTAGCACAATGAGCACTCCGTGGAGTGCTTTTTCTTTTATCTCATTTAATTTAAATAGTTTAAAATTTTTGATTATGATACCATTGGAGCAGGAATTTACATGATTCTTCAAATGAAGAGGTGAATAGTATGGGCAAACTTTCACAGGATTATTTATTAATCAGATCGGCTTTTCCTGCGAAGGCAGATTACATTCGTTTCCCTGTTACAGTTCAAAAACTGGCGGAAATACTCTATTGCACACCAAGGAATGCCAAGAACATATTATTGAAAATGATTGAACTTAAATGGATAGGTTTCGAACCTGGCAAGGGAAGGGGAAATGCTTCACAACTTTGTTTTCTTGCCAATATGAAAGAGTTATTAATAGAAGAAACAAAAAGTCTGGCTTTAGCTGGTAAAATGGATGAAGCTTTAATATTAATTAAAAAGTACGGGGACGATGAGAGCAAAAGTACATTTATAAGCTGGCTTTCCGATTTTTTTGGTTATAAGGTTTCTTCAGATAAGGATCGATATCTGGAAACACTTAGGATGCCGATTTACCGGCGAATAAACACGCTTGATCCTGCTTCCTGCTTTTACCGGCTTGACGCACATATGATAAAACAAATTTATGATACTTTAGTGGAATATAATTATGAAACTCGAAAATTAACAGGCAGGCTCGCCCATCATTGGAAAAAAAATATTGATGCAACACAATGGATCTTTTATATTCGCAAGGGGATAAAGTTTCATAATGGTAAAGAGTTTAATGCCGAAGATGTGATATTTTCTCTCAACCGATTAAAATCTGAATTCCCAAATCAAAATTGGCTCGTAAAAGAAATTGAGGAAATTTTACCCCTATCCAAATATTCTGTTTGTATTAAATTAAAAAAGCCAAATTATGTGCTACCACAATACTTTGCCTATACACCTACTTCCATAAAATCATCGGATGGAGCAGCTTTTAATGGCACAGGTCCATATAGATTAAAGGAAAATACATCGGGAAAATGCGTTTTAGAGGCATGGGATTACCATTTTTCTGGAAGAGCTTTGGTAGACCAAGTAGAATTGATTCATATCCCTGAAGGAGAAGAAATAATTTCTGAAGAAGATGGGAGGCTTTTGCAAATTCACGCAGGCGAAGGAGAGAAAGAAAGGGAAGATAGCTGGAATGGCACAGAAAATTTTTTGGCAGGAAGTACGGTTCTTACTTTAAATTTAAAGAAGGAATCACCGCTAAACGATCATCGATTTCGGATTGCTCTATCCAAGCTTATAAACCGGCGTCAGCTTTTGGTTGAACTAGGTGAACCTCGTTTTTACCCTGCATCAGGGTTCCATGTGAATATGCTTCCGACCATAACCGATAGAGATTTCTCTCAAATCCAGGGATTGAATCTTCTTAAAGAATCAATTTATGACGGTGAGGAATTAACCA encodes:
- a CDS encoding exonuclease domain-containing protein codes for the protein MQFTYHKDTGEFLDILDEQSFLREPLSRTAKTNYPSAFRIHGIPYSHVEGKTFDDQKVRELLNQADSVFAHNASFDRSFMFHMYPEINELKWYCTMRNVAWKSYGFANSKLLTLVEAHNITNYQSHRAMDDIKLLMQLLKTQAPSGNLYLKEVVSKRPMRKYEPASSKKRSSWETEILKKSTDETASASEWSNFKSKN
- a CDS encoding zinc ribbon domain-containing protein; this translates as MTQKGCMKCGSMDAAQKEVAMTGTGLSKLLDVQNNKFLVVYCKKCGYSEFYKKDSSLAGNILDLFLG
- a CDS encoding RDD family protein, whose product is MEHDLEYGGFWRRFLASLIDGIVISLIYTPIEMVFGTIYYGSFQAYWIFSQDNQFPYNPYTTWTNLITLVISAIYYIVMTSSNLQATIGKKILKMKVVNDQGERISKGKALVRFIGYFISALPLFLGYIIAAFTRKKRALHDIIAKTYVMKTGKQQT
- a CDS encoding acyl-CoA dehydrogenase family protein → MSLLENKTIEDRLQTMGQLAKNFSSRASKYDEEGKFPFENIQDLKDAGYTTLTVPKQYGGAEISLYELIRLQEKLAEGDGATALSIGWHMGIIKNLGEKKRWNEPVFAMVCEEVNKGALINSAATEPQTGSPTRGGRPQTTAVQENGKWMLNGRKTFTTMSPVLDFFIVSAAIHGTEEVGNFLIPRNTKGILIEDTWDSIAMRGTGSHDLILQDVVIDNEKLVETLGKGDKKPNGWLLHIPACYLGIAKAAQKYSIQFAKEYSPNSITGTIIDLPAVKQKIGEMELHAMQASHFLYSAAKQWDEAAEEEKQKMGPLLGAVKLSVTNTAINIVDLAMRVVGARSLSLKNPLQRYYRDVRAGLHNPPMDDMTIQLLAQQAISAKE
- a CDS encoding late competence development ComFB family protein — translated: MNKELINVMEEIVTTLVTVSMLSPDYQTFCQCNKCRNDIMALSLNTLPSHYVTTEEGRKLVFEQLNTNENRKWINKRIISAIHTVGKYPKHD
- a CDS encoding DUF4395 domain-containing protein, whose product is MRNKTIPQPLVRTNQWFIVISVLISWFTQLEWILAIPLAAGLMGLFFGFNPVMRLAKVFLKKAPSEYIPEDWDQQQFNQTIAVVCLGGGLACFLFNWYIAAYIFTAMVALAAGIALMGFCIGCFIRYQWKQYQYRNSLK
- a CDS encoding ABC transporter substrate-binding protein encodes the protein MGKLSQDYLLIRSAFPAKADYIRFPVTVQKLAEILYCTPRNAKNILLKMIELKWIGFEPGKGRGNASQLCFLANMKELLIEETKSLALAGKMDEALILIKKYGDDESKSTFISWLSDFFGYKVSSDKDRYLETLRMPIYRRINTLDPASCFYRLDAHMIKQIYDTLVEYNYETRKLTGRLAHHWKKNIDATQWIFYIRKGIKFHNGKEFNAEDVIFSLNRLKSEFPNQNWLVKEIEEILPLSKYSVCIKLKKPNYVLPQYFAYTPTSIKSSDGAAFNGTGPYRLKENTSGKCVLEAWDYHFSGRALVDQVELIHIPEGEEIISEEDGRLLQIHAGEGEKEREDSWNGTENFLAGSTVLTLNLKKESPLNDHRFRIALSKLINRRQLLVELGEPRFYPASGFHVNMLPTITDRDFSQIQGLNLLKESIYDGEELTIYTYRRHQTDALWLKHYLVSFGIKLNVSIFSWDDLQRAEVQMQADMILFEAVLSEGDIQFFDLLQSGYSFIKNHLNEELYDDINNCVDSLVAEASFEVRLQKIHGLEKRLKESAAVIFLCHKNVIASSHPSLKGVKVNEKGWIDFKDVWIDDVSFEK